A stretch of the Psychroserpens sp. Hel_I_66 genome encodes the following:
- a CDS encoding LytR/AlgR family response regulator transcription factor — MIKAVIVDDEPKAIQGLSWELTNFSSDIEIVHTFSNPEEAIGYLNKNTPDCLFLDIQMPTMDGFQFLEKLTNRDFPVVITTAYDEYAIKALKHEAIDYLLKPIDSDDLQDTIKKIKKFNSKLTENSKIEEVLLSFNQKFDKKKITINTDGKLIFLDIDDILFVESDGNYSTIVTETKQKIVITKKLKEVDAILPDNYFFRIHNSFIVNLNKIKEFVKSEGYVIMESNHKIPVARQRKSDFLEKL; from the coding sequence ATGATTAAAGCAGTAATTGTAGATGATGAGCCAAAGGCGATTCAAGGTTTGTCTTGGGAACTTACTAATTTTAGTAGTGATATTGAGATTGTACACACCTTCTCAAATCCAGAGGAGGCAATAGGTTATTTAAATAAAAACACACCTGATTGTCTTTTTCTGGATATACAAATGCCAACAATGGACGGTTTTCAGTTTTTGGAGAAGCTTACCAATAGGGATTTTCCTGTGGTAATCACTACAGCTTACGATGAATATGCAATCAAGGCCTTAAAGCACGAAGCTATTGATTATTTGCTTAAGCCTATAGATTCTGACGATTTGCAGGATACTATTAAAAAAATAAAAAAGTTCAATTCTAAATTAACGGAAAACTCTAAAATTGAAGAGGTACTATTAAGTTTTAACCAAAAGTTTGATAAAAAGAAAATCACTATAAATACAGATGGTAAACTTATATTTTTAGATATTGATGATATTTTATTCGTGGAGTCTGATGGTAATTATAGTACCATAGTTACCGAGACAAAACAAAAAATTGTCATTACAAAAAAATTAAAAGAGGTTGATGCTATTTTGCCAGATAACTATTTCTTCAGAATTCACAATTCATTTATTGTCAACTTAAATAAAATTAAGGAGTTTGTAAAAAGTGAGGGTTATGTGATTATGGAGTCTAACCATAAAATACCAGTTGCTAGACAACGAAAGTCTGATTTCTTAGAAAAACTATAG
- a CDS encoding ribonucleotide-diphosphate reductase subunit beta — protein sequence MSQAVEPILQENKDRFVIFPIQHHDLWEWYKKSEASMWTAEEIDLHQDITDWTDKLTDDERYFIKHVLAFFAASDGIVNENLAENFVNEVQYSEAKFFYGFQIMMENIHSETYSLLIDTYVKDEKEKAMLFNAIETFPAIKKKADWALKWIESPSFAERLIAFAAVEGIFFSGSFCSIFWLKKRGLMPGLTFSNELISRDEGMHCDFAVHLHEHHLVNKVPKERIKDIIVDALNIEREFITESLPASLIGMNSKLMSQYLEFVTDGLLADLGCEKVYNTANPFDFMDMISLQGKTNFFEKRVSEYQKAGVLNKEEEENKYDFGSDSFDF from the coding sequence ATGTCTCAAGCTGTAGAACCAATTTTACAAGAAAACAAAGATCGATTCGTGATTTTTCCAATTCAACATCATGATTTGTGGGAATGGTATAAAAAATCTGAAGCTAGCATGTGGACTGCGGAAGAAATTGATCTACATCAAGATATTACAGATTGGACAGACAAATTAACTGATGATGAACGTTACTTTATCAAGCATGTTTTGGCATTTTTTGCTGCAAGTGATGGTATCGTAAACGAAAATTTAGCTGAAAACTTTGTTAACGAAGTACAATATAGCGAAGCCAAATTTTTCTATGGTTTTCAAATAATGATGGAAAATATTCACAGTGAAACCTATTCATTGTTAATTGATACATATGTAAAAGACGAGAAAGAAAAAGCAATGCTTTTTAATGCTATTGAAACGTTTCCTGCTATAAAAAAGAAAGCAGATTGGGCATTAAAATGGATTGAATCGCCAAGTTTTGCAGAGCGGTTAATCGCTTTTGCTGCTGTAGAGGGGATTTTCTTTTCTGGATCCTTTTGCTCTATTTTTTGGTTAAAAAAACGTGGTCTTATGCCAGGTTTAACATTTTCTAATGAGTTGATTTCTCGTGACGAAGGCATGCACTGTGACTTTGCAGTACACTTACATGAGCATCACTTGGTAAATAAAGTACCAAAAGAGCGTATCAAAGATATTATTGTTGACGCATTAAATATTGAAAGAGAATTTATTACAGAATCTCTTCCTGCCAGTTTAATAGGAATGAACTCTAAGTTAATGTCACAGTATTTAGAGTTTGTAACCGATGGCTTACTTGCCGATTTAGGTTGCGAAAAAGTATATAATACAGCCAATCCATTTGATTTTATGGATATGATTTCACTTCAAGGTAAAACAAACTTCTTTGAGAAGCGAGTTTCAGAATACCAAAAAGCTGGAGTTCTCAACAAGGAAGAAGAAGAAAATAAATATGATTTTGGTTCAGATAGTTTCGATTTCTAG
- a CDS encoding ribonucleoside-diphosphate reductase subunit alpha, with translation MFVVKRDGRKEPIMFDKITARVRKLCYGLNELVDPIKVAMRVIDGLYDGVTTSELDNLAAEQAATMTTAHPDYARLAARISVSNLHKNTKKTFSEVMTDLYTYVNPRTGKKAPLLSDEVYKVITDNKDKLDSAIIYNRDFGYDYFGFKTLERSYLLKLNGQIAERPQHMLMRVSIGIHLNDLDSAIETYELMSKKYFTHATPTLFNSGTPKPQMSSCFLLTVKDDSIDGIYDTLKQTAKISQSAGGIGLSIHNIRATGSYIAGTNGTSNGIVPMLKVFNDTARYVDQGGGKRKGSFAMYIEPWHADIMSFLDLKKNHGAEELRARDLFYAMWMPDLFMKRVQENAEWTLMCPNECPGLCDVHSEEFEALYTKYETEGKGRKSIKARELWEKILESQIETGTPYMLYKDAANRKSNQKNLGTIRSSNLCTEIMEYTSPDEVAVCNLASIALPMFIKNGEFDHKELFRITKRVTKNLNRVIDRNYYPVKEAENSNFRHRPVGLGVQGLADTFIKLRLPFTSDEAKALNQDIFETLYYAAVTASMEEAKTDGPYESYEGSPISQGKFQHNLWNIQEDTLSGRWDWDKLRADVAKHGVRNSLLVAPMPTASTSQILGNNECFEPYTSNIYTRRVLSGEFIVVNKHLLEDLVELGLWNENLKNEIMRANGSVQGVENIPQEIKELYKTVWELSMKDIIDMSRQRGYFIDQSQSLNLFMEGATMAKLTSMHFYAWKSGLKTGMYYLRTKSAVDAKKVTITREQKAEPVAEPTVVAVEVDDVAQKQEQAAKNATKFAQQKSEKAVAEKIEVEPMSADEMKALIAQAKDAEGDDCLMCGS, from the coding sequence ATGTTTGTAGTAAAGAGAGACGGTAGGAAAGAGCCGATTATGTTCGACAAAATCACCGCAAGAGTTCGTAAATTGTGTTATGGATTAAATGAACTTGTTGATCCCATTAAAGTGGCAATGCGGGTTATTGATGGTTTATACGATGGTGTAACCACAAGTGAACTTGATAATTTGGCAGCAGAGCAAGCTGCAACGATGACAACTGCCCATCCAGATTATGCCCGTTTAGCAGCACGAATTTCTGTCTCTAACTTACATAAAAATACAAAAAAGACCTTTAGTGAGGTCATGACAGATCTTTACACTTATGTCAACCCAAGAACAGGAAAAAAAGCACCATTATTAAGTGATGAAGTATATAAAGTCATCACAGATAATAAAGATAAACTAGACTCTGCGATTATTTATAATCGTGATTTTGGTTATGATTATTTTGGATTCAAAACCTTGGAGCGCTCTTACCTTTTAAAATTGAATGGTCAAATCGCAGAACGTCCTCAACATATGTTAATGCGTGTTTCTATTGGGATTCACCTTAACGATCTAGATTCTGCAATTGAGACGTATGAGCTCATGTCAAAAAAATACTTTACACACGCTACACCTACATTATTTAATTCTGGTACACCAAAACCTCAAATGTCATCATGTTTTCTTTTAACAGTGAAAGATGATAGTATTGACGGTATTTACGATACATTAAAACAAACAGCTAAAATCTCACAATCTGCAGGAGGAATAGGTTTATCTATTCATAATATTCGTGCTACCGGTAGTTATATTGCAGGAACAAACGGAACCAGTAATGGTATTGTACCAATGCTAAAAGTATTTAATGATACCGCACGTTATGTTGATCAAGGAGGTGGAAAACGAAAAGGAAGTTTCGCTATGTACATTGAGCCTTGGCACGCAGATATCATGAGTTTCTTGGATTTAAAGAAAAATCATGGTGCTGAAGAATTACGTGCTCGTGATTTATTCTACGCAATGTGGATGCCAGATTTGTTTATGAAACGTGTACAGGAAAATGCAGAGTGGACGTTAATGTGCCCGAATGAATGTCCTGGTTTATGTGATGTTCATTCTGAAGAATTTGAAGCACTTTACACCAAATACGAAACTGAAGGAAAAGGGCGTAAGTCAATTAAAGCTCGTGAGCTTTGGGAGAAAATCCTAGAATCTCAAATTGAAACAGGTACACCTTACATGTTGTACAAAGATGCAGCAAACCGTAAGTCTAACCAGAAAAACTTAGGAACTATCCGTTCTTCAAATTTATGTACAGAAATTATGGAGTACACCTCTCCAGATGAAGTTGCTGTATGTAATTTAGCGTCAATTGCCTTACCAATGTTCATTAAAAATGGTGAGTTTGATCACAAGGAATTATTCCGCATTACAAAACGTGTTACCAAAAACTTAAACCGAGTCATTGATAGAAACTACTATCCTGTAAAAGAAGCAGAGAACTCCAATTTCCGTCATAGACCAGTTGGTTTAGGCGTACAAGGATTAGCAGATACGTTTATTAAATTGCGTTTGCCATTTACAAGTGATGAAGCTAAAGCTTTAAATCAAGATATTTTTGAAACTTTATACTATGCAGCAGTTACTGCGAGTATGGAAGAAGCCAAAACAGATGGACCGTACGAAAGCTATGAAGGTTCACCAATAAGCCAAGGTAAGTTTCAGCATAATTTATGGAACATCCAAGAAGATACTCTAAGTGGGCGTTGGGACTGGGATAAACTAAGAGCTGATGTTGCAAAACATGGTGTTCGTAACTCTTTATTAGTTGCGCCTATGCCAACAGCATCTACATCTCAAATTTTAGGAAATAATGAATGCTTTGAGCCTTACACGTCTAATATTTATACACGTCGTGTACTGTCTGGAGAGTTTATCGTTGTTAACAAGCACTTATTAGAAGATCTAGTTGAACTAGGCCTTTGGAATGAAAACTTAAAGAATGAAATCATGCGTGCCAATGGATCTGTACAAGGTGTAGAGAATATTCCGCAGGAAATTAAAGAGCTTTACAAAACCGTTTGGGAATTGAGCATGAAAGACATTATAGATATGTCTCGCCAAAGAGGTTACTTTATTGACCAATCACAATCCTTAAACCTGTTTATGGAAGGTGCAACAATGGCAAAATTAACATCTATGCATTTCTATGCTTGGAAGAGCGGATTAAAAACCGGAATGTACTATCTACGTACCAAGAGTGCTGTTGATGCTAAAAAAGTTACTATCACAAGAGAACAAAAAGCTGAACCTGTGGCAGAACCAACTGTAGTTGCTGTAGAAGTTGATGATGTTGCTCAAAAGCAAGAACAGGCTGCTAAAAATGCTACAAAATTTGCACAACAAAAATCAGAGAAAGCAGTAGCAGAAAAAATAGAAGTTGAGCCTATGAGCGCAGATGAGATGAAAGCATTAATTGCCCAAGCCAAAGACGCTGAGGGTGATGATTGCCTAATGTGCGGTTCTTAA
- a CDS encoding RDD family protein — MNQIKYTVTQDVLASKGIRFANFIIDYIIQVVFGIAIGVLIGIISELTGNYVLYDLVIETEGRFADYIFGAIILIIYYLTIESLTARSIGKYITKTKVVLYDGSRPTFYEILVRTLCRIIPFEQFSFLGEDGKGWHDSISKTYVVDIAKFEAKKATFEGLDEIGKIGE, encoded by the coding sequence ATGAATCAAATTAAATACACAGTTACACAGGATGTTTTAGCATCTAAAGGCATAAGGTTTGCCAATTTTATAATCGATTATATCATACAAGTTGTATTCGGGATCGCAATAGGTGTTTTAATTGGTATAATTTCAGAATTAACAGGGAACTATGTTCTTTATGATTTGGTGATAGAAACAGAAGGCAGGTTCGCAGATTATATTTTTGGAGCCATTATTTTAATAATCTATTATCTTACAATTGAGTCTCTTACTGCACGTTCAATTGGAAAATATATTACTAAAACCAAAGTGGTTCTTTATGATGGCTCTAGGCCTACTTTTTACGAAATATTGGTACGCACGTTATGTAGAATTATACCTTTTGAACAATTTTCTTTTCTTGGAGAAGATGGTAAGGGTTGGCATGATTCTATATCAAAAACCTATGTTGTCGACATTGCAAAATTTGAGGCTAAAAAAGCAACATTTGAAGGTTTAGATGAAATTGGTAAGATTGGAGAATAG
- a CDS encoding inorganic phosphate transporter, with amino-acid sequence MDNLYIYMLVALAVLAVADLVVGVSNDAVNFLNSAIGSKAVSFRTIIIVASLGVALGAMSSSGMMEVARKGIFNPGEFMFDEIMIVFMAVMITDILLLDFFNTLGLPTSTTVSIVFELLGASVCIAVLKIYADDSQTILNLGQYINNDKAIEIILGILLSVVIAFTVGAIIQFVSRLLLSFEFERKPAWYGALFSGMAVSSILYFILIKGVKNASFMSEDIKEFVATSPLELIVGSFIIFTVLSYLIIKFTKNNIYTIIIVIGTFALAVAFAGNDLVNFIGVPIAAYNAFTDWVASGQLATEYRMTSLADAVQTQPYLLLIAGLIMVATLWFSSKAKSVVKTSVDLSRQDNVKERFEPNYLSRSIVRLSMLASEGFNQLLPEKSKIYIDKQFEKPKVGAIKNEDLPAFDLVRAAVNLMVASVLISIATSMKLPLSTTYVTFMVAMGTSLADRAWGSESAVYRVAGVLNVIGGWFFTAFSAFVAAAIMAVILYYGRGYALSGLLVLAAVLLLKNYLSHRKSSKVKKEVDSLQKAESSSTQGVILESAGNISSVVKRGNKIYTTAINGLATQNHKLLKKNKKNINKLSTEIDDLRDNIFYFIKNLEEPSLSASNFYINVLGYLQDMAQSLEYISNVSYKHINNNHKKLKFSQIKELKEIDELMEKLFNDTKKAFDKNSFEDISLILNEKNQVLDMVKEKIQKQVERTRTEESSPKNTTLYFSLLLETKDLLKATMSLLEEYYDAHDSDIEPARLPDPDPDQNTDHEKLT; translated from the coding sequence ATGGATAACCTATATATCTACATGCTTGTTGCACTTGCTGTTTTGGCTGTAGCAGATCTTGTAGTTGGCGTTAGTAATGACGCAGTTAATTTTTTAAATTCTGCAATTGGTTCTAAAGCAGTTTCTTTTAGAACAATTATAATTGTTGCCAGTCTTGGTGTCGCGCTTGGAGCCATGTCTTCTAGCGGTATGATGGAAGTCGCCAGAAAGGGAATCTTTAATCCTGGCGAGTTTATGTTTGATGAAATCATGATAGTTTTTATGGCGGTCATGATAACAGATATTCTACTTCTTGATTTTTTTAATACGTTAGGTTTACCAACATCAACAACTGTTTCCATAGTTTTTGAGTTGCTTGGCGCCTCTGTTTGTATAGCGGTTCTAAAAATCTATGCAGATGATTCTCAAACAATACTCAATCTTGGTCAGTACATCAACAATGATAAGGCAATAGAGATTATATTGGGTATTCTACTATCCGTAGTTATTGCCTTTACCGTTGGAGCCATAATTCAATTTGTATCTAGATTATTATTGAGCTTTGAATTTGAAAGAAAACCTGCATGGTATGGTGCATTATTTAGTGGAATGGCTGTTAGCTCGATTTTATATTTCATACTTATAAAAGGTGTCAAAAACGCCTCTTTTATGAGCGAAGATATCAAGGAGTTTGTAGCTACAAGTCCATTAGAACTTATTGTAGGTAGTTTTATAATTTTTACGGTTTTATCTTACTTAATTATAAAATTTACGAAAAATAATATTTATACGATTATTATCGTGATTGGAACATTTGCTCTCGCTGTAGCATTTGCTGGAAATGATTTGGTGAATTTCATTGGTGTGCCAATTGCAGCCTACAATGCATTTACAGATTGGGTAGCTAGTGGACAATTAGCTACAGAATATCGTATGACAAGTTTGGCAGATGCTGTACAAACACAGCCTTATCTATTATTGATCGCAGGTTTGATTATGGTGGCAACTTTATGGTTTTCAAGTAAAGCAAAATCTGTAGTAAAGACATCGGTAGATTTATCGAGACAAGACAATGTAAAAGAACGTTTTGAGCCTAATTACCTATCAAGAAGTATTGTGCGTTTAAGTATGTTGGCTTCGGAAGGTTTTAATCAATTGCTCCCAGAAAAGTCTAAAATATATATTGATAAGCAATTTGAAAAACCAAAAGTTGGAGCAATTAAAAATGAGGATCTTCCTGCTTTTGATTTAGTTCGTGCTGCGGTCAATCTAATGGTAGCGAGTGTACTCATCTCTATAGCAACCTCAATGAAATTGCCTTTGTCAACAACCTACGTTACCTTTATGGTGGCGATGGGAACATCACTTGCAGATCGAGCTTGGGGAAGCGAAAGCGCAGTATACAGAGTTGCAGGAGTATTAAACGTTATTGGTGGATGGTTTTTCACTGCATTCAGCGCCTTTGTAGCTGCAGCAATTATGGCTGTAATTTTATACTACGGAAGAGGCTATGCGCTTTCAGGACTTTTAGTATTGGCAGCGGTATTATTACTAAAAAATTATCTTAGTCACCGTAAGAGCTCAAAAGTTAAAAAAGAAGTTGATAGTTTACAAAAAGCAGAAAGCAGCTCTACTCAAGGTGTTATTTTAGAAAGTGCTGGTAATATTTCTAGCGTCGTTAAAAGAGGAAACAAAATTTACACGACTGCGATAAACGGTTTGGCTACACAAAACCATAAGCTGCTTAAAAAGAATAAAAAGAACATCAATAAGCTCTCTACAGAGATTGATGATCTACGTGATAATATTTTCTATTTCATCAAAAATCTTGAGGAGCCAAGTCTATCTGCCAGTAATTTTTACATCAATGTTTTAGGTTATTTACAGGATATGGCGCAGTCATTAGAATATATCTCTAATGTAAGCTACAAGCACATTAACAATAACCACAAAAAATTAAAGTTTAGTCAAATTAAAGAGTTAAAGGAAATCGATGAACTGATGGAAAAACTTTTTAACGATACTAAAAAAGCGTTTGATAAAAATTCATTTGAGGACATAAGTCTAATTCTCAATGAAAAGAATCAAGTTCTAGATATGGTTAAGGAGAAAATTCAAAAGCAAGTCGAGCGCACAAGAACGGAAGAGTCAAGTCCTAAAAACACAACTCTTTATTTTAGCTTATTGCTGGAAACCAAAGATTTGCTTAAAGCAACAATGAGTCTGCTGGAAGAATATTATGATGCCCATGACAGTGATATAGAGCCAGCAAGATTACCAGACCCAGACCCAGATCAAAATACTGATCATGAAAAATTAACATAA
- a CDS encoding toxin-antitoxin system YwqK family antitoxin, which produces MKNIFAILLMLSVTLTFAQEKQKVTVEKDGDTTIATYYHDNGLIAQEGAFNKEGNLDGVWTSFDTNGKKVAIGNYENGKKVGKWLFWSNNKLKEVDYVDSKVASVSEWTDKVQLATSN; this is translated from the coding sequence ATGAAAAATATATTCGCAATTTTATTAATGTTAAGTGTTACTTTAACATTTGCTCAAGAAAAACAGAAAGTAACAGTTGAGAAAGATGGAGATACAACTATAGCGACGTATTACCATGATAATGGTTTAATAGCTCAAGAAGGCGCTTTTAATAAGGAAGGCAACCTTGACGGAGTTTGGACTAGTTTTGATACAAATGGTAAAAAAGTTGCAATTGGAAATTATGAGAACGGTAAGAAAGTTGGGAAATGGCTATTTTGGTCTAACAACAAACTTAAGGAAGTAGATTATGTTGATTCTAAAGTTGCAAGTGTAAGCGAGTGGACTGATAAAGTACAGTTGGCTACAAGTAACTAA
- a CDS encoding TonB-dependent receptor gives MKKNIYTILILFFMCVGFANAQKGTVAGNVIDGEFVEPMAFANILVKGTTTGTTSDFDGKYQLELDPGTYTLVFSFVGYNTQEVTDVVIKAGEVTNFDITLSANSLDTIVIETTVKRNTENSVLNLQKKSVVVLDGLSAQSIKSSGASNLASAVKSVPGVSIEGGKYVYVRGLGDRYTKSILNGIDIPGLDPDRNTIQMDLFPTNILDNVIVLKSASAEYPADFTGGIVDIITKDFPTKPEYTISLGTAYNPDMHFNDDYLTYTGSDTDFLGFDDGTRDLPINRYQPIPGTFEDRLLLTSLTSRFQNELQAKKETSNMNFDLGFTLGNQYDLGDNKIGYQASFSYKNETTFYENRNDGAYVKSFDDSSDNELKSVLDSRGSEGINNIILNGMLGLTYKTDKSKYKVNLLHIQNGESTAGFFNQDISQDGVGGGIEPLIKNSLTYTERSITNLLLNGRHRLSKDENAFNFEWKLSPTFSKVMDKAHRITPLQQSGEGAFFVSPSASTFPIQLWRNLIEENWAFKADLDKTVDIFGRPGKVKFGGAYTYKFRDFSIDDYTFNIIGDDSFIADGNADSLLAPENIWNPTTESGTYLVFGDQFNAIDAYEGEQGIGATYFSAEFNVSEKLKTVLGVRSEFFKSFYTGRNNEREFNREQILDEFDLFPSANVIYAATDNINLRSSYSRTTARPSFKESSVARIFDPITNRLFIGNIDLVPTYVNNFDLRFERFGNNGQMFAVSGFYKDFKDPIEQSFFLQAPTQLTVANLGDAKVYGLELELRQRLGFISEGLSKMKFNANVSLIKSELTMSDDEFTSRQLAARDGETIDRQRDLQGQAPFLLNFGLDYNDQESGFQTGLFFNVQGETLQVVGIGLVPDVYTKPFNSLNFTLNKAFGEKKNSSIDFKVSNILNSERKSDFVSFGAQDQIFSLRQPGTEISLGYSFKF, from the coding sequence ATGAAAAAAAATATATATACAATTCTTATTCTATTCTTTATGTGTGTTGGTTTTGCTAACGCACAAAAGGGAACGGTTGCTGGAAATGTTATAGATGGAGAGTTTGTAGAACCTATGGCTTTTGCTAATATTTTAGTAAAAGGCACAACCACTGGGACCACTTCAGATTTTGATGGAAAATATCAATTAGAGCTAGACCCAGGAACTTATACACTTGTTTTTTCTTTTGTAGGATATAACACTCAAGAAGTCACCGATGTGGTTATAAAAGCGGGTGAAGTAACTAACTTTGATATCACACTAAGTGCAAACTCCTTAGATACTATTGTAATTGAAACCACTGTTAAAAGAAATACGGAAAATTCTGTATTGAATTTACAGAAGAAATCTGTGGTAGTATTAGATGGTCTTTCTGCACAATCTATTAAGAGCAGTGGAGCAAGTAATTTGGCAAGCGCAGTAAAAAGTGTTCCCGGAGTTTCTATTGAAGGTGGAAAATATGTATATGTTCGTGGTCTTGGAGATAGATACACAAAATCTATCTTAAACGGGATTGATATACCTGGTTTGGATCCAGATCGTAATACCATTCAAATGGATTTATTTCCTACGAATATTCTAGATAATGTTATTGTTCTTAAATCTGCTTCTGCGGAATATCCAGCAGACTTTACTGGAGGTATCGTTGATATCATCACAAAAGATTTTCCAACAAAACCAGAATATACCATTTCTTTAGGTACAGCTTATAATCCTGATATGCATTTTAATGATGACTACCTAACTTATACTGGAAGTGATACAGATTTCTTAGGATTTGATGATGGTACTAGAGATTTGCCAATTAATAGATATCAACCAATTCCTGGTACTTTTGAAGATAGACTTCTATTGACATCTTTAACCAGTAGGTTTCAAAATGAACTTCAAGCAAAAAAAGAAACCAGTAACATGAACTTCGATCTTGGTTTTACATTAGGAAACCAATATGATTTAGGTGATAATAAAATTGGTTACCAAGCATCTTTCTCTTATAAAAATGAAACAACTTTTTATGAAAACAGAAATGATGGTGCTTATGTAAAAAGCTTCGATGATTCTTCAGATAATGAATTGAAATCTGTTTTAGATTCTCGTGGTTCAGAAGGTATCAATAATATCATCCTTAATGGTATGTTGGGTTTAACGTATAAGACAGATAAGTCAAAATACAAGGTAAACTTGTTGCATATCCAAAATGGTGAATCAACAGCTGGTTTTTTCAATCAAGACATCTCACAAGATGGTGTTGGTGGTGGTATAGAGCCATTAATAAAAAACTCGCTTACCTACACAGAGCGCTCAATCACTAATCTACTTTTAAATGGTAGACATCGTTTGAGTAAGGATGAAAATGCATTCAATTTTGAGTGGAAATTATCTCCAACTTTTTCTAAGGTGATGGATAAAGCTCATAGAATCACACCTCTACAACAATCTGGAGAAGGCGCGTTTTTTGTAAGTCCTTCGGCATCAACGTTCCCAATTCAATTATGGAGAAATCTTATTGAAGAAAACTGGGCATTTAAAGCAGATTTAGACAAAACTGTAGATATTTTTGGAAGACCAGGTAAAGTTAAATTTGGTGGAGCATATACCTACAAATTTAGGGATTTCAGCATAGATGATTATACCTTCAACATTATTGGTGACGATTCATTTATTGCAGACGGAAACGCAGATAGTTTGTTAGCTCCAGAGAACATTTGGAATCCAACAACAGAATCTGGCACATACCTAGTTTTTGGTGATCAATTTAACGCTATTGATGCTTACGAAGGAGAACAGGGTATTGGTGCTACTTATTTTTCTGCGGAATTTAATGTTTCAGAAAAACTAAAAACCGTTTTGGGTGTTAGATCAGAATTCTTTAAATCATTCTACACAGGAAGAAATAACGAAAGAGAATTTAATAGAGAGCAAATATTGGATGAGTTTGACTTATTCCCATCTGCGAACGTAATCTATGCTGCCACAGATAATATTAACTTAAGATCATCTTATTCTAGAACGACTGCAAGACCATCTTTTAAAGAATCTTCTGTTGCTAGGATATTTGACCCAATTACCAACAGGCTTTTTATTGGTAATATTGATTTAGTGCCAACATACGTGAACAATTTCGATTTAAGATTTGAGCGTTTTGGAAACAATGGTCAAATGTTTGCTGTTAGTGGTTTTTACAAGGATTTCAAAGACCCAATTGAGCAATCATTCTTTTTGCAAGCGCCAACTCAATTAACTGTAGCTAATTTAGGTGATGCAAAAGTATACGGTCTAGAGTTAGAATTGAGACAGCGTCTCGGTTTTATTTCTGAAGGATTAAGTAAAATGAAATTTAATGCTAATGTGTCTTTAATAAAATCTGAATTAACAATGTCTGACGACGAATTTACAAGTAGACAATTAGCTGCCAGAGATGGTGAAACCATAGATAGACAGAGAGATCTTCAAGGTCAAGCTCCTTTTCTATTAAATTTTGGATTAGATTACAATGATCAAGAATCTGGTTTTCAAACAGGTTTATTTTTTAATGTACAAGGTGAAACGTTGCAAGTTGTTGGTATTGGTCTTGTGCCAGATGTTTATACCAAACCATTTAATAGCTTAAACTTTACACTGAACAAAGCCTTTGGTGAAAAGAAAAATTCTTCAATTGACTTTAAGGTTTCTAACATTTTAAATAGTGAAAGAAAAAGTGATTTTGTTTCCTTTGGAGCGCAAGATCAAATCTTTTCACTAAGACAACCAGGAACTGAGATTTCATTAGGATATTCTTTCAAATTTTAA